A genomic region of Catalinimonas niigatensis contains the following coding sequences:
- the pfkA gene encoding 6-phosphofructokinase, translated as MKKIAVLTSGGDAPGMNACLRAVIRGAIYHGIEAYGIKYGYNGLIEGDIYKMKSYSVSNIIQKGGTILKSARSAEFRTKEGRKKAFQQLQRRGIEGLVVIGGDGTFTGASIFYEEFGFPIVGAPGTIDNDLYGTDYTIGFDTAVNTALEAIDKIRDTANSHDRIFFIEVMGRDSGYIAIQSGIGGGAELIMVPETSTSIEDVIHDLNQGRNTEKTSSIVVVAEGDEEGGAMEVVNKVKARLKGKDLKVSILGHIQRGGAPTAMDRIIGSRLGLAALEGLLGGKKDMMAGIINNRVVYTGFKECINTSKPLEQDLLRMVKILSI; from the coding sequence ATGAAAAAAATTGCGGTATTGACCTCAGGAGGGGATGCGCCAGGAATGAACGCCTGCCTCAGGGCAGTTATCAGAGGGGCCATCTATCATGGAATAGAAGCCTACGGTATTAAGTATGGATATAATGGCCTGATTGAAGGTGATATATACAAGATGAAGTCCTACTCGGTGAGTAACATTATTCAAAAAGGAGGAACCATCTTAAAATCTGCCAGAAGTGCCGAGTTTCGCACCAAAGAAGGCAGAAAAAAAGCATTTCAGCAATTGCAAAGAAGAGGCATTGAGGGGTTGGTAGTGATTGGGGGTGACGGTACTTTTACCGGAGCCAGCATCTTTTATGAAGAATTTGGTTTTCCTATCGTAGGTGCTCCCGGTACTATTGACAATGACTTGTATGGTACGGATTATACCATTGGTTTTGATACTGCGGTAAACACGGCCCTGGAGGCAATTGATAAAATACGGGATACAGCTAACTCACACGATCGTATTTTCTTTATTGAAGTGATGGGTCGCGACTCGGGCTACATTGCCATACAGTCGGGCATTGGTGGTGGTGCAGAACTGATTATGGTGCCCGAAACCAGTACATCTATTGAAGATGTCATCCACGATCTGAACCAGGGACGCAATACCGAAAAAACATCTTCTATCGTAGTAGTTGCCGAAGGTGATGAAGAAGGGGGTGCGATGGAGGTAGTGAATAAAGTAAAAGCACGTTTGAAAGGAAAAGACCTTAAAGTATCTATTCTGGGACATATACAGAGAGGTGGTGCGCCTACAGCGATGGATAGGATCATTGGTAGCCGGTTAGGACTGGCAGCGCTGGAAGGACTCTTGGGAGGTAAAAAAGATATGATGGCGGGTATTATTAATA